The Virgibacillus siamensis sequence GCAACTTCACCTCCTATCAATCTATGTACGTTCTTTTCCCCAAAAACATAGATGTAATCTTATTTCGACAAGATCAGTGTAATTTAGAACATCTTTTTCAATAAAAAACCGCAGATAAATTCAGCAATTTAAGAGAAACAAAAACAAAATCAAGTTGGTAGAATAAAAGAAAAATAGGCCAGGAGGATTCGTATGACAAAAGTAATTCAGAATATCGTTCCACATTTATGGTTTGACAAGGAGGCGAATGAAGCAGCAACCTTTTATGCTTCCGTATTCCCTGAATCAAAGGTTACGAATGTAACAACACTTCACGATACACCATCAGGAGACGCACATTTAGTTTCGTTTAAATTATGGAATGAAACGTTCATGGCAATCAGTGCAGGACCTTATTTTAAATTCAATCCGTCGGTATCTTTTATGGTTAATTTTGACCCGTCACGGGAAAAAGACGCAAGTGAAAAAATAAATGAGGTTTGGAGCAGATTCTCTGAAGGCGGTACAGTGTTAATGCCGCTTGCTTCGTATCCGTTCAGTGAGAAGTATGGCTGGATCCAGGATAAGTATGGTTTGTCTTGGCAGTTAATCCTTACAAATCCGGAAGGTGAAGAACGGCCGGAAATTATACCGTCGTTTATGTTTGTGGGTGATAACTGCGGTAAAGCAGAAGAGGCGATTAATTATTATCTGTCTGTATTTAAGAACTCAAAAGAGGGGCATATTGCTCGCTACCCGCAAGGCATGAAACCTGATAAAGAAGGAACAATTATGTTTTCTGATTTCATGCTTGAAGATCAGTGGTTCACCGCAATGGACAGTGCGGGGGATCATAGCTTCCATTTCAATGAGGCAACTTCATTTATGGTATATTGCGACACACAAGAAGAAATTGATTATTACTGGGATAAGCTGTCCGCCGTTCCGGAGGCCGAGCAATGCGGTTGGCTGAAAGATAGGTATGGAATATCCTGGCAGATAGTACCCAGGGAAATGGATGAGATGATGGCAGACGGTACCCCGGAACAAATTGCGCGCTTTAATAAGGCAACTCTTAATATGAAGAAACTTAATATTGCGGAATTAAAGAAAGCATACAATGCATAAAGGCCCGTTGGTGTTAAAATTTCTGAAAAGTATGGTATGCTTATTTAAGCGTTTCAAACCAGGGGGATAAACTTGAAAAAGAAAATAGATGAGAATCAAATTCATGAAAAACATTATAATGAAATTTATGAACAGGTAAAAAGGGATCCGTATGCACAATCACTTGGAATTGAATTAACCGACTTCAAGGCGGGATTTACGGAAGCAATGTTAGTCGTGCAAAGCCATATGGTTAATGCCCATGGGACTGTTCACGGGGCAATCATATACGCATTGGCAGACCACGTTTTTTCGGTTGCCTTCAATGCATATGGTAAAATTTCTGTCGGCCTTTCAACAACAATCCAGTTTATCCGGGCAGCTGAAGCTGGTGACAGAATCACAGCCCGGGCAACTGAAATTAGAAGGAATTAT is a genomic window containing:
- a CDS encoding PaaI family thioesterase, whose translation is MKKKIDENQIHEKHYNEIYEQVKRDPYAQSLGIELTDFKAGFTEAMLVVQSHMVNAHGTVHGAIIYALADHVFSVAFNAYGKISVGLSTTIQFIRAAEAGDRITARATEIRRNYRTGFYRIDICHQDDLIATMDAVSYRKDHYFIELEEKW
- a CDS encoding VOC family protein → MTKVIQNIVPHLWFDKEANEAATFYASVFPESKVTNVTTLHDTPSGDAHLVSFKLWNETFMAISAGPYFKFNPSVSFMVNFDPSREKDASEKINEVWSRFSEGGTVLMPLASYPFSEKYGWIQDKYGLSWQLILTNPEGEERPEIIPSFMFVGDNCGKAEEAINYYLSVFKNSKEGHIARYPQGMKPDKEGTIMFSDFMLEDQWFTAMDSAGDHSFHFNEATSFMVYCDTQEEIDYYWDKLSAVPEAEQCGWLKDRYGISWQIVPREMDEMMADGTPEQIARFNKATLNMKKLNIAELKKAYNA